Proteins encoded within one genomic window of Leucoraja erinacea ecotype New England chromosome 24, Leri_hhj_1, whole genome shotgun sequence:
- the cdkn1a gene encoding cyclin-dependent kinase inhibitor 1, with protein MGEASLSACEQWRALVGKCRPVCRRLFGQVDGRQVRAVFRAELRSGREAASRRWGFDFEAELPLKGDLHWEAVPSQDVPFFYRPVRGSQQRPSLEPPPGPGEAAGERSPSPEQKPNSPLNRKRKQALITDFYALKRRLGPLGLESKP; from the exons ATG GGCGAGGCTTCATTGTCGGCATGTGAGCAGTGGCGGGCGCTGGTCGGCAAGTGCAGGCCGGTTTGCCGGCGCCTCTTCGGCCAGGTGGACGGGCGGCAGGTGCGGGCCGTGTTCAGGGCCGAGCTCCGGAGCGGCCGGGAGGCGGCATCCCGGCGGTGGGGCTTCGACTTCGAAGCGGAGCTGCCCTTGAAGGGGGATCTCCATTGGGAAGCCGTGCCGAGCCAGGACGTCCCGTTCTTCTACCGTCCTGTGCGGGGATCCCAGCAGAGGCCGTCACTGGAGCCGCCGCCGGGGCCGGGGGAAGCAGCCGGGGAGAGGTCTCCATCGCCTGAGCAGAAACCAAACTCACCGCTCAATCGCAAGAGGAAACAAGCTCTCATCACAG ATTTCTATGCTCTGAAGAGGAGGCTTGGTCCCTTGGGTCTTGAGTCCAAACCTTGA